A single window of Syngnathus acus chromosome 23, fSynAcu1.2, whole genome shotgun sequence DNA harbors:
- the LOC119117115 gene encoding myelin regulatory factor-like protein isoform X3, which translates to MKRARSRVPPAWVAASNELGSRLRLAPMSADRRAHARRCDTPPSCPKLKVHLTLSRRTPHGREENWNAPVTPTFPEKTSQSALGVQTWKFKVANGPTASGPKDPIDGLRSVGRSGAAAAILEPKRHPLASMEAAAVHGETEALRQFFRGHDVRQVLDNSVAVDTSILEQYLSSDFNAFPLPESPPNSDVCSPERIPDFQTEISYWSERPLLRPTACRSHFGQSDGGSVAPSPSDSYVGGGMPSGSPASLLTSALPLLNCFPDRSKRKRSESQDSSAGPDRLALGDEGTRGGPVLGGRLSWESFCPAEWSAVLDANLHVMPPPALAVATDKGFNFSPTDEAFVCQKKNHFQVTVHVGVAREPVYVRTPRGVRHLHYFEINVFGVKMESPEHRVSMEQSQADRTKKPLGPVRVSVTAGVVGKVTLGRLHFSETTANNMRKKGRPNPDQRYFRVVVGLYAAVKEEDQDEELSSFLLAALLSERLIVRASNPGQFEMDGDALWQRGAEHDAVTCHGRVGINTDAPDEALVVCGNATVMGRVMQPSDRRAKSNIREVDGEEQLRRITRMRLVEFDYKPEFASKMGIKHTHQTGVLAQEVKELLPSAVKEVGDITCHGGHKIDNFLMVDKDQIFMENVGAVQQLSKMADSLETRVSELEVWKRRLAKLKSLTGSLRSSGMSRKPSTASAATAQSFHGGLKASEAPADACVSQRMFRAGVFTLCLAVAACIITIGTVYLLNLMQGNVGPPSSVSNSSVLPTPAGGSSAPPVSPPGPWPPDVHFCHLLYCDAVYCCPSPAGGADPPTAGRGAEKSQDELLRKLQSAPDWTNTTIESFVIKENQQVIDSRYCVRDECGPDRFVFQVPVSPFVPVNMRVTLVMNSTELLVVHLCASHESAACAAPRHAELLGAAGYASNTQVTPKSTSSGVTAAPGGPAPHQLPCLLACRGNTSGRCTWLASTTAPTTFDPPWLAKPTAVPTITLGGRCSQTTISTSTVAAATEAATCFFFWVFFIRVQSQRCDRM; encoded by the exons ATGAAGCGGGCCCGGTCCAGAGTGCCACCCGCTTGGGTTGCCGCCTCAAATGAGCTGGGATCGAGGCTGCGGCTCGCTCCGATGAGCGCCGATCGCCGCGCACACGCACGGCGCTGTGACACGCCTCCTTCCTGTCCAAAGCTCAAAGTTCACCTGACACTAAGCAGACGGACGCCACACGGCAGGGAAGAAAACTGGAATGCTCCCGTAACGCCGACGTTTCCTGAAAAAACAAGTCAGTCAGCACTCGGGGTGCAAACATGGAAGTTCAAAGTGGCAAACGGACCCACGGCCAGCGGCCCGAAAGATCCCATTGACGGACTACgatcggtcggtcggtcgggagcggcggcggccattttggagcCAAAG CGCCACCCACTGGCCAGCATGGAGGCTGCGGCTGTGCACGGCGAGACGGAGGCGCTGCGGCAGTTCTTCCGTG GTCACGACGTCAGGCAAGTTCTGGACAATTCGGTTGCCGTGGATACCAGCATCCTGGAGCAGTACCTCAGCAGCGACTTCAATGCTTT CCCGCTTCCCGAGTCTCCCCCAAACTCGGACGTCTGCTCACCCGAGCGGATTCCAG ATTTCCAAACGGAGATTTCCTATTGGTCCGAGCGGCCCCTCCTCCGGCCGACCGCATGCCGCTCGCATTTTGGCCAATCCGACGGCGGCTCCGTAGCTCCGTCGCCGTCCGACAGCTACGTCGGCGGCGGGATGCCATCGGGCTCGCCCGCCAGCCTGCTGACCTCAGCCTTGCCCTTGCTAAACTG CTTCCCCGACAGAAGCAAACGAAAGCGAAGCGAGTCGCAGGACTCGTCGGCGGGACCCGACCGACTTGCGCTCGGAGACGAGGGGACCCGAGGCGGACCCGTCCTCGGCGGGCGCTTGAGCTGGGAGTCCTTTTGTCCGGCCGAGTGGAGCGCCGTCCTTGATGCAAACTTGCACGTCAT GCCCCCGCCGGCCTTGGCCGTGGCTACGGACAAAGGCTTCAACTTCTCGCCGACCGACGAGGCTTTTGTATGCCAGAAGAAGAACCACTTCCAGGTGACGGTTCACGTGGGTGTGGCCAGAGAGCCCGTCTACGTGAGAACGCCGCGCGGCGTGCGCCATCTCCACTACTTTGAAATCAACGTGTTTGGGGTCAAG ATGGAATCTCCGGAGCATCGCGTGAGCATGGAGCAGTCTCAGGCCGACCGCACCAAGAAGCCTTTGGGGCCAGTCAG GGTTAGCGTGACCGCCGGCGTCGTGGGCAAAGTGACGTTAGGACGGCTTCATTTCAGCGAGACCACCGCCAATAACATGAGGAAGAAGGGGCGGCCCAACCCAGACCAGAG GTACTTCCGGGTGGTAGTAGGGTTGTACGCTGCCGTCAAGGAGGAAGACCAAGACGAGGAGCTGTCATCCTTCCTCCTGGCCGCCCTCCTGTCCGAGAGACTCATCGTCAGG GCCTCTAACCCCGGCCAGTTCGAGATGGACGGCGACGCCCTGTGGCAGCGGGGGGCGGAGCACGACGCCGTGACGTGCCACGGCCGGGTGGGCATCAACACAGATGCCCCCGACGAGGCGCTGGTGGTGTGCGGCAACGCCACCGTCATGGGGCGCGTCATGCAGCCGTCGGACCGGCGCGCCAAGAGCAACATCCGGGAG GTGGACGGTGAGGAGCAGCTGAGGAGGATCACGCGCATGCGCCTGGTGGAATTCGACTACAAGCCCGAGTTTGCCTCCAAGATGGGCATCAAACACACGCACCAGACAG GCGTCCTGGCTCAAGAGGTGAAGGAGCTGCTCCCTTCGGCCGTCAAGGAGGTCGGCGACATCACGTGCCACGGCGGCCATAAGATCGACAACTTCCTGATGGTGGACAAG GATCAGATCTTCATGGAGAACGTGGGCGCGGTGCAGCAGCTTTCCAAGATGGCCGACAGCCTGGAGACCCGCGTGAGCGAGTTGGAGGTTTGGAAGCGGCGCCTCGCCAAGCTCAAGAGCCTGACGGGAAGTCTGCGCTCCAGCGG GATGTCAAGGAAGCCCAGCACCGCGTCGGCGGCAACGGCGCAGAGTTTCCACGGGGGTCTCAAAGCCTCCGAGGCGCCCGCTGACGCTTGCGTGTCGCAGAGAATGTTTCGCGCCGGCGTGTTCACACTGTGCCTCGCCGTCGCCGCCTG cATCATCACCATCGGCACCGTGTACCTGCTCAACTTGATGCAAGGCAACGTTGGGCCGCCTTCCAGCGTCAG TAACAGCAGCGTACTTCCGACACCAGCCGGCGGCAGCTCAG CGCCGCCCGTCAGCCCCCCGGGGCCGTGGCCCCCCGACGTGCACTTCTGCCATCTGCTGTACTGCGACGCCGTGTACTGCTGCCCCTCGCCAGCGGGAGGCGCCGACCCGCCGACGGCCGGCCGCGGAGCGG AGAAAAGCCAAGACGAGCTTCTGCGGAAGCTTCAAAGCGCTCCGGACT GGACAAACACCACCATCGAGTCTTTTGTGATCAAAGAGAACCAGCAGGTGATTGACAGCCGCTACTGCGTGCGAGACGAGTGCGG ACCCGACAGGTTCGTCTTCCAAGTCCCCGTCAGTCCGTTTGTCCCCGTCAACATGCGGGTGACCCTCGTCATGAA TTCCACCGAGCTGCTGGTGGTGCACCTGTGCGCCTCCCACGAGTCGGCCGCCTGCGCCGCCCCGCGCCACGCCGAGCTGCTCGGCGCCGCCGGCTACGCCTCCAACACGCAGGTGACACCAAAAAGCACCTCGAGCGGTGTAACGGCTGCCCCCGGTGGCCCGGCGCCGCATCAGCTGCCGtgtttgcttgcttgcagGGGGAACACGAGTGGCCGCTGCACGTGGCTCGCCTCTACCACAGCTCCTACCACTTTCGATCCGCCGTGGCT GGCCAAGCCGACTGCAGTACCGACCATCACTTTGGGGGGGCGCTGTTCACAGACTACCATTTCTACTTCTACCGTCGCTGCAGCAACTGAAGCagccacttgtttttttttttgggttttttttatcCGAGTCCAGTCTCAAAGGTGTGACagaatgtga
- the LOC119117115 gene encoding myelin regulatory factor-like protein isoform X2 produces MKRARSRVPPAWVAASNELGSRLRLAPMSADRRAHARRCDTPPSCPKLKVHLTLSRRTPHGREENWNAPVTPTFPEKTSQSALGVQTWKFKVANGPTASGPKDPIDGLRSVGRSGAAAAILEPKAGVTHSVGLLPGNPCAPPPIEAVYCAPPQRHPLASMEAAAVHGETEALRQFFRGHDVRQVLDNSVAVDTSILEQYLSSDFNAFPLPESPPNSDVCSPERIPDFQTEISYWSERPLLRPTACRSHFGQSDGGSVAPSPSDSYVGGGMPSGSPASLLTSALPLLNCFPDRSKRKRSESQDSSAGPDRLALGDEGTRGGPVLGGRLSWESFCPAEWSAVLDANLHVMPPPALAVATDKGFNFSPTDEAFVCQKKNHFQVTVHVGVAREPVYVRTPRGVRHLHYFEINVFGVKMESPEHRVSMEQSQADRTKKPLGPVRVSVTAGVVGKVTLGRLHFSETTANNMRKKGRPNPDQRYFRVVVGLYAAVKEEDQDEELSSFLLAALLSERLIVRASNPGQFEMDGDALWQRGAEHDAVTCHGRVGINTDAPDEALVVCGNATVMGRVMQPSDRRAKSNIREVDGEEQLRRITRMRLVEFDYKPEFASKMGIKHTHQTGVLAQEVKELLPSAVKEVGDITCHGGHKIDNFLMVDKDQIFMENVGAVQQLSKMADSLETRVSELEVWKRRLAKLKSLTGSLRSSGMSRKPSTASAATAQSFHGGLKASEAPADACVSQRMFRAGVFTLCLAVAACIITIGTVYLLNLMQGNVGPPSSVSNSSVLPTPAGGSSAPPVSPPGPWPPDVHFCHLLYCDAVYCCPSPAGGADPPTAGRGAEKSQDELLRKLQSAPDWTNTTIESFVIKENQQVIDSRYCVRDECGFVFQVPVSPFVPVNMRVTLVMNSTELLVVHLCASHESAACAAPRHAELLGAAGYASNTQVTPKSTSSGVTAAPGGPAPHQLPCLLACRGNTSGRCTWLASTTAPTTFDPPWLAKPTAVPTITLGGRCSQTTISTSTVAAATEAATCFFFWVFFIRVQSQRCDRM; encoded by the exons ATGAAGCGGGCCCGGTCCAGAGTGCCACCCGCTTGGGTTGCCGCCTCAAATGAGCTGGGATCGAGGCTGCGGCTCGCTCCGATGAGCGCCGATCGCCGCGCACACGCACGGCGCTGTGACACGCCTCCTTCCTGTCCAAAGCTCAAAGTTCACCTGACACTAAGCAGACGGACGCCACACGGCAGGGAAGAAAACTGGAATGCTCCCGTAACGCCGACGTTTCCTGAAAAAACAAGTCAGTCAGCACTCGGGGTGCAAACATGGAAGTTCAAAGTGGCAAACGGACCCACGGCCAGCGGCCCGAAAGATCCCATTGACGGACTACgatcggtcggtcggtcgggagcggcggcggccattttggagcCAAAGGCAG gtgtgACTCACTCGGTAGGCCTGTTGCCTGGCAACCCTTGTGCTCCTCCTCCAATTGAGGCAGTTTACTGTGCTCCTCCTCAGCGCCACCCACTGGCCAGCATGGAGGCTGCGGCTGTGCACGGCGAGACGGAGGCGCTGCGGCAGTTCTTCCGTG GTCACGACGTCAGGCAAGTTCTGGACAATTCGGTTGCCGTGGATACCAGCATCCTGGAGCAGTACCTCAGCAGCGACTTCAATGCTTT CCCGCTTCCCGAGTCTCCCCCAAACTCGGACGTCTGCTCACCCGAGCGGATTCCAG ATTTCCAAACGGAGATTTCCTATTGGTCCGAGCGGCCCCTCCTCCGGCCGACCGCATGCCGCTCGCATTTTGGCCAATCCGACGGCGGCTCCGTAGCTCCGTCGCCGTCCGACAGCTACGTCGGCGGCGGGATGCCATCGGGCTCGCCCGCCAGCCTGCTGACCTCAGCCTTGCCCTTGCTAAACTG CTTCCCCGACAGAAGCAAACGAAAGCGAAGCGAGTCGCAGGACTCGTCGGCGGGACCCGACCGACTTGCGCTCGGAGACGAGGGGACCCGAGGCGGACCCGTCCTCGGCGGGCGCTTGAGCTGGGAGTCCTTTTGTCCGGCCGAGTGGAGCGCCGTCCTTGATGCAAACTTGCACGTCAT GCCCCCGCCGGCCTTGGCCGTGGCTACGGACAAAGGCTTCAACTTCTCGCCGACCGACGAGGCTTTTGTATGCCAGAAGAAGAACCACTTCCAGGTGACGGTTCACGTGGGTGTGGCCAGAGAGCCCGTCTACGTGAGAACGCCGCGCGGCGTGCGCCATCTCCACTACTTTGAAATCAACGTGTTTGGGGTCAAG ATGGAATCTCCGGAGCATCGCGTGAGCATGGAGCAGTCTCAGGCCGACCGCACCAAGAAGCCTTTGGGGCCAGTCAG GGTTAGCGTGACCGCCGGCGTCGTGGGCAAAGTGACGTTAGGACGGCTTCATTTCAGCGAGACCACCGCCAATAACATGAGGAAGAAGGGGCGGCCCAACCCAGACCAGAG GTACTTCCGGGTGGTAGTAGGGTTGTACGCTGCCGTCAAGGAGGAAGACCAAGACGAGGAGCTGTCATCCTTCCTCCTGGCCGCCCTCCTGTCCGAGAGACTCATCGTCAGG GCCTCTAACCCCGGCCAGTTCGAGATGGACGGCGACGCCCTGTGGCAGCGGGGGGCGGAGCACGACGCCGTGACGTGCCACGGCCGGGTGGGCATCAACACAGATGCCCCCGACGAGGCGCTGGTGGTGTGCGGCAACGCCACCGTCATGGGGCGCGTCATGCAGCCGTCGGACCGGCGCGCCAAGAGCAACATCCGGGAG GTGGACGGTGAGGAGCAGCTGAGGAGGATCACGCGCATGCGCCTGGTGGAATTCGACTACAAGCCCGAGTTTGCCTCCAAGATGGGCATCAAACACACGCACCAGACAG GCGTCCTGGCTCAAGAGGTGAAGGAGCTGCTCCCTTCGGCCGTCAAGGAGGTCGGCGACATCACGTGCCACGGCGGCCATAAGATCGACAACTTCCTGATGGTGGACAAG GATCAGATCTTCATGGAGAACGTGGGCGCGGTGCAGCAGCTTTCCAAGATGGCCGACAGCCTGGAGACCCGCGTGAGCGAGTTGGAGGTTTGGAAGCGGCGCCTCGCCAAGCTCAAGAGCCTGACGGGAAGTCTGCGCTCCAGCGG GATGTCAAGGAAGCCCAGCACCGCGTCGGCGGCAACGGCGCAGAGTTTCCACGGGGGTCTCAAAGCCTCCGAGGCGCCCGCTGACGCTTGCGTGTCGCAGAGAATGTTTCGCGCCGGCGTGTTCACACTGTGCCTCGCCGTCGCCGCCTG cATCATCACCATCGGCACCGTGTACCTGCTCAACTTGATGCAAGGCAACGTTGGGCCGCCTTCCAGCGTCAG TAACAGCAGCGTACTTCCGACACCAGCCGGCGGCAGCTCAG CGCCGCCCGTCAGCCCCCCGGGGCCGTGGCCCCCCGACGTGCACTTCTGCCATCTGCTGTACTGCGACGCCGTGTACTGCTGCCCCTCGCCAGCGGGAGGCGCCGACCCGCCGACGGCCGGCCGCGGAGCGG AGAAAAGCCAAGACGAGCTTCTGCGGAAGCTTCAAAGCGCTCCGGACT GGACAAACACCACCATCGAGTCTTTTGTGATCAAAGAGAACCAGCAGGTGATTGACAGCCGCTACTGCGTGCGAGACGAGTGCGG GTTCGTCTTCCAAGTCCCCGTCAGTCCGTTTGTCCCCGTCAACATGCGGGTGACCCTCGTCATGAA TTCCACCGAGCTGCTGGTGGTGCACCTGTGCGCCTCCCACGAGTCGGCCGCCTGCGCCGCCCCGCGCCACGCCGAGCTGCTCGGCGCCGCCGGCTACGCCTCCAACACGCAGGTGACACCAAAAAGCACCTCGAGCGGTGTAACGGCTGCCCCCGGTGGCCCGGCGCCGCATCAGCTGCCGtgtttgcttgcttgcagGGGGAACACGAGTGGCCGCTGCACGTGGCTCGCCTCTACCACAGCTCCTACCACTTTCGATCCGCCGTGGCT GGCCAAGCCGACTGCAGTACCGACCATCACTTTGGGGGGGCGCTGTTCACAGACTACCATTTCTACTTCTACCGTCGCTGCAGCAACTGAAGCagccacttgtttttttttttgggttttttttatcCGAGTCCAGTCTCAAAGGTGTGACagaatgtga
- the LOC119117115 gene encoding myelin regulatory factor-like protein isoform X1, protein MKRARSRVPPAWVAASNELGSRLRLAPMSADRRAHARRCDTPPSCPKLKVHLTLSRRTPHGREENWNAPVTPTFPEKTSQSALGVQTWKFKVANGPTASGPKDPIDGLRSVGRSGAAAAILEPKAGVTHSVGLLPGNPCAPPPIEAVYCAPPQRHPLASMEAAAVHGETEALRQFFRGHDVRQVLDNSVAVDTSILEQYLSSDFNAFPLPESPPNSDVCSPERIPDFQTEISYWSERPLLRPTACRSHFGQSDGGSVAPSPSDSYVGGGMPSGSPASLLTSALPLLNCFPDRSKRKRSESQDSSAGPDRLALGDEGTRGGPVLGGRLSWESFCPAEWSAVLDANLHVMPPPALAVATDKGFNFSPTDEAFVCQKKNHFQVTVHVGVAREPVYVRTPRGVRHLHYFEINVFGVKMESPEHRVSMEQSQADRTKKPLGPVRVSVTAGVVGKVTLGRLHFSETTANNMRKKGRPNPDQRYFRVVVGLYAAVKEEDQDEELSSFLLAALLSERLIVRASNPGQFEMDGDALWQRGAEHDAVTCHGRVGINTDAPDEALVVCGNATVMGRVMQPSDRRAKSNIREVDGEEQLRRITRMRLVEFDYKPEFASKMGIKHTHQTGVLAQEVKELLPSAVKEVGDITCHGGHKIDNFLMVDKDQIFMENVGAVQQLSKMADSLETRVSELEVWKRRLAKLKSLTGSLRSSGMSRKPSTASAATAQSFHGGLKASEAPADACVSQRMFRAGVFTLCLAVAACIITIGTVYLLNLMQGNVGPPSSVSNSSVLPTPAGGSSAPPVSPPGPWPPDVHFCHLLYCDAVYCCPSPAGGADPPTAGRGAEKSQDELLRKLQSAPDWTNTTIESFVIKENQQVIDSRYCVRDECGPDRFVFQVPVSPFVPVNMRVTLVMNSTELLVVHLCASHESAACAAPRHAELLGAAGYASNTQVTPKSTSSGVTAAPGGPAPHQLPCLLACRGNTSGRCTWLASTTAPTTFDPPWLAKPTAVPTITLGGRCSQTTISTSTVAAATEAATCFFFWVFFIRVQSQRCDRM, encoded by the exons ATGAAGCGGGCCCGGTCCAGAGTGCCACCCGCTTGGGTTGCCGCCTCAAATGAGCTGGGATCGAGGCTGCGGCTCGCTCCGATGAGCGCCGATCGCCGCGCACACGCACGGCGCTGTGACACGCCTCCTTCCTGTCCAAAGCTCAAAGTTCACCTGACACTAAGCAGACGGACGCCACACGGCAGGGAAGAAAACTGGAATGCTCCCGTAACGCCGACGTTTCCTGAAAAAACAAGTCAGTCAGCACTCGGGGTGCAAACATGGAAGTTCAAAGTGGCAAACGGACCCACGGCCAGCGGCCCGAAAGATCCCATTGACGGACTACgatcggtcggtcggtcgggagcggcggcggccattttggagcCAAAGGCAG gtgtgACTCACTCGGTAGGCCTGTTGCCTGGCAACCCTTGTGCTCCTCCTCCAATTGAGGCAGTTTACTGTGCTCCTCCTCAGCGCCACCCACTGGCCAGCATGGAGGCTGCGGCTGTGCACGGCGAGACGGAGGCGCTGCGGCAGTTCTTCCGTG GTCACGACGTCAGGCAAGTTCTGGACAATTCGGTTGCCGTGGATACCAGCATCCTGGAGCAGTACCTCAGCAGCGACTTCAATGCTTT CCCGCTTCCCGAGTCTCCCCCAAACTCGGACGTCTGCTCACCCGAGCGGATTCCAG ATTTCCAAACGGAGATTTCCTATTGGTCCGAGCGGCCCCTCCTCCGGCCGACCGCATGCCGCTCGCATTTTGGCCAATCCGACGGCGGCTCCGTAGCTCCGTCGCCGTCCGACAGCTACGTCGGCGGCGGGATGCCATCGGGCTCGCCCGCCAGCCTGCTGACCTCAGCCTTGCCCTTGCTAAACTG CTTCCCCGACAGAAGCAAACGAAAGCGAAGCGAGTCGCAGGACTCGTCGGCGGGACCCGACCGACTTGCGCTCGGAGACGAGGGGACCCGAGGCGGACCCGTCCTCGGCGGGCGCTTGAGCTGGGAGTCCTTTTGTCCGGCCGAGTGGAGCGCCGTCCTTGATGCAAACTTGCACGTCAT GCCCCCGCCGGCCTTGGCCGTGGCTACGGACAAAGGCTTCAACTTCTCGCCGACCGACGAGGCTTTTGTATGCCAGAAGAAGAACCACTTCCAGGTGACGGTTCACGTGGGTGTGGCCAGAGAGCCCGTCTACGTGAGAACGCCGCGCGGCGTGCGCCATCTCCACTACTTTGAAATCAACGTGTTTGGGGTCAAG ATGGAATCTCCGGAGCATCGCGTGAGCATGGAGCAGTCTCAGGCCGACCGCACCAAGAAGCCTTTGGGGCCAGTCAG GGTTAGCGTGACCGCCGGCGTCGTGGGCAAAGTGACGTTAGGACGGCTTCATTTCAGCGAGACCACCGCCAATAACATGAGGAAGAAGGGGCGGCCCAACCCAGACCAGAG GTACTTCCGGGTGGTAGTAGGGTTGTACGCTGCCGTCAAGGAGGAAGACCAAGACGAGGAGCTGTCATCCTTCCTCCTGGCCGCCCTCCTGTCCGAGAGACTCATCGTCAGG GCCTCTAACCCCGGCCAGTTCGAGATGGACGGCGACGCCCTGTGGCAGCGGGGGGCGGAGCACGACGCCGTGACGTGCCACGGCCGGGTGGGCATCAACACAGATGCCCCCGACGAGGCGCTGGTGGTGTGCGGCAACGCCACCGTCATGGGGCGCGTCATGCAGCCGTCGGACCGGCGCGCCAAGAGCAACATCCGGGAG GTGGACGGTGAGGAGCAGCTGAGGAGGATCACGCGCATGCGCCTGGTGGAATTCGACTACAAGCCCGAGTTTGCCTCCAAGATGGGCATCAAACACACGCACCAGACAG GCGTCCTGGCTCAAGAGGTGAAGGAGCTGCTCCCTTCGGCCGTCAAGGAGGTCGGCGACATCACGTGCCACGGCGGCCATAAGATCGACAACTTCCTGATGGTGGACAAG GATCAGATCTTCATGGAGAACGTGGGCGCGGTGCAGCAGCTTTCCAAGATGGCCGACAGCCTGGAGACCCGCGTGAGCGAGTTGGAGGTTTGGAAGCGGCGCCTCGCCAAGCTCAAGAGCCTGACGGGAAGTCTGCGCTCCAGCGG GATGTCAAGGAAGCCCAGCACCGCGTCGGCGGCAACGGCGCAGAGTTTCCACGGGGGTCTCAAAGCCTCCGAGGCGCCCGCTGACGCTTGCGTGTCGCAGAGAATGTTTCGCGCCGGCGTGTTCACACTGTGCCTCGCCGTCGCCGCCTG cATCATCACCATCGGCACCGTGTACCTGCTCAACTTGATGCAAGGCAACGTTGGGCCGCCTTCCAGCGTCAG TAACAGCAGCGTACTTCCGACACCAGCCGGCGGCAGCTCAG CGCCGCCCGTCAGCCCCCCGGGGCCGTGGCCCCCCGACGTGCACTTCTGCCATCTGCTGTACTGCGACGCCGTGTACTGCTGCCCCTCGCCAGCGGGAGGCGCCGACCCGCCGACGGCCGGCCGCGGAGCGG AGAAAAGCCAAGACGAGCTTCTGCGGAAGCTTCAAAGCGCTCCGGACT GGACAAACACCACCATCGAGTCTTTTGTGATCAAAGAGAACCAGCAGGTGATTGACAGCCGCTACTGCGTGCGAGACGAGTGCGG ACCCGACAGGTTCGTCTTCCAAGTCCCCGTCAGTCCGTTTGTCCCCGTCAACATGCGGGTGACCCTCGTCATGAA TTCCACCGAGCTGCTGGTGGTGCACCTGTGCGCCTCCCACGAGTCGGCCGCCTGCGCCGCCCCGCGCCACGCCGAGCTGCTCGGCGCCGCCGGCTACGCCTCCAACACGCAGGTGACACCAAAAAGCACCTCGAGCGGTGTAACGGCTGCCCCCGGTGGCCCGGCGCCGCATCAGCTGCCGtgtttgcttgcttgcagGGGGAACACGAGTGGCCGCTGCACGTGGCTCGCCTCTACCACAGCTCCTACCACTTTCGATCCGCCGTGGCT GGCCAAGCCGACTGCAGTACCGACCATCACTTTGGGGGGGCGCTGTTCACAGACTACCATTTCTACTTCTACCGTCGCTGCAGCAACTGAAGCagccacttgtttttttttttgggttttttttatcCGAGTCCAGTCTCAAAGGTGTGACagaatgtga